A DNA window from Campylobacter concisus contains the following coding sequences:
- the hemW gene encoding radical SAM family heme chaperone HemW, giving the protein MQVYIHVPFCESKCPYCAFGSSDDEFNKVSTYFKALCLDLNFQLKSQNVKEISTIFFGGGTPSAVNTKFYDEIFSILVPLCTPTTEITLEANPNSATLTWLKHVKNLGANRISFGAQSFFEDKLKFLGRIHSREQIFKAVENAGAAGFNNINLDLIYDTKFDTKKRLLAETENLKSLAITHLSAYSLTLEENTPFAGKKSYKKDSDTLAKFMIEQIGLAGFGQYEISNYGQICKHNLGYWQGKNYLGVGAYSVGFVDGTRYYAKNSIDAYISQPTYREKEILNESELVREHIFLGLRSIVGVEAERLSEAQKKRANFLVENEKLLFKNGKFYNPNFLLSDEIALFIEG; this is encoded by the coding sequence TTGCAAGTTTATATCCACGTGCCATTTTGTGAAAGCAAATGTCCTTACTGTGCTTTTGGCTCAAGCGATGACGAATTTAACAAGGTTAGCACCTATTTTAAGGCACTTTGCCTTGATCTAAATTTTCAGCTAAAAAGCCAAAATGTAAAAGAAATTTCTACCATCTTTTTTGGTGGCGGCACACCAAGCGCGGTAAATACTAAATTTTATGATGAAATTTTTAGCATTTTAGTGCCTCTTTGCACTCCAACAACTGAGATCACACTTGAAGCAAACCCAAACTCAGCAACCCTTACTTGGCTAAAGCATGTTAAAAATTTAGGCGCAAATCGCATAAGCTTTGGCGCTCAAAGTTTTTTTGAAGATAAGCTAAAATTTCTTGGGCGCATTCACAGCAGGGAGCAAATTTTTAAAGCAGTTGAAAATGCCGGGGCAGCTGGCTTTAACAATATAAATTTAGACCTCATCTATGACACCAAATTTGATACTAAAAAACGCCTTTTGGCTGAAACTGAAAATCTAAAAAGCCTTGCTATCACGCATCTAAGCGCCTACTCGCTCACTCTTGAAGAAAACACCCCATTTGCTGGCAAAAAAAGCTATAAAAAGGATAGTGACACTTTGGCTAAATTTATGATAGAGCAAATTGGGCTTGCTGGCTTTGGGCAGTATGAAATTTCAAATTACGGGCAAATTTGCAAACATAATCTTGGCTACTGGCAGGGCAAAAACTACCTTGGTGTAGGGGCTTATAGCGTGGGCTTCGTGGATGGCACGAGATACTACGCCAAAAATAGCATAGATGCCTACATCTCACAGCCAACTTACAGAGAAAAAGAAATTTTAAACGAGAGTGAGCTAGTAAGAGAGCATATATTTTTAGGGCTTAGAAGCATTGTTGGCGTGGAGGCTGAACGATTAAGTGAGGCACAGAAAAAAAGGGCAAATTTTCTTGTAGAAAATGAAAAACTGCTCTTTAAAAATGGTAAATTTTACAATCCAAATTTCTTACTAAGCGACGAGATCGCACTCTTTATCGAGGGCTAA
- a CDS encoding TonB-dependent receptor domain-containing protein, protein MKSALKISICAAIFINLPLFANEDKVLPEVKVVSATGFEQNIKDAPATLSVITKEALEKKNHKDIESMTKDIPSLFGTSPAAANRRGISIRGFSPRFTKILVNGMPVPGDNAYKGLRSVGGSYSFIPPASAISRIEVIRGPMSSLYGSDALGGVINIITDEFSNEFGANLGSSYKFARNKNISGELYNSLYLHSGLIDDVLSVSVYGKNLNKSEDKISYAIREQKDRNFGAKLFFKPNENNDLTLELARSDVKYKRTKGKTLSTGTNSVASERIEGDMINLSHEARLDNILLQSYLSYGKLKETAQQNLTLKTLNFDTKGSYFTDNNAFTLGLNAKKEKLDEKATTADAANVKRYDVSLYGEDDYHLTKDFILSTGIRYNYDENYGSHVSPRIYGIYSLNDFFALKGGVSTGYATPDIKQRTQDLALPFAGGRGAQLGRSSLKPETSVSYEFGGVYNNNEGFETSLTGFYTSFKDMLSYNPICSRGSVCMHKGKIYPNGIWESINIGKAEIYGVELTNEWQVTNALRLNQSYVYTKSKQKDGPEAGKTLNNYPLHTFKFGANYELNRWLNFWSQINYYGRTKNSFNYANDMRAYVIADLGINYNVTKNFSLNLSVYNLFNEFFTTRSNGYDILIADGQKIELGFNLKF, encoded by the coding sequence GTGAAAAGTGCATTAAAAATTTCTATTTGTGCGGCAATTTTTATAAATTTACCGCTTTTTGCAAATGAAGATAAGGTTCTACCAGAGGTTAAAGTAGTGAGTGCGACAGGATTTGAGCAAAATATCAAAGACGCACCAGCAACGCTTAGTGTTATAACCAAAGAGGCATTAGAAAAGAAAAATCACAAAGATATCGAGAGCATGACCAAAGATATCCCAAGTCTTTTTGGGACAAGTCCCGCAGCGGCAAATAGACGAGGAATTTCTATACGTGGATTCTCTCCAAGATTTACTAAAATTCTAGTAAATGGCATGCCAGTACCAGGCGATAACGCCTATAAAGGACTTAGAAGTGTTGGAGGCTCATATAGTTTCATTCCGCCAGCAAGTGCGATAAGCCGTATTGAAGTGATACGTGGACCTATGAGCTCGCTTTATGGAAGCGATGCACTTGGTGGAGTTATAAATATCATTACAGATGAGTTTAGTAATGAATTTGGTGCAAATCTTGGCTCAAGCTATAAATTTGCAAGAAATAAAAATATAAGTGGCGAGCTTTACAATAGCCTTTATTTGCACTCCGGACTAATTGATGATGTTTTAAGTGTTTCTGTTTATGGTAAAAATTTAAATAAATCAGAAGATAAAATTTCTTATGCAATCAGAGAGCAAAAGGATAGAAATTTTGGTGCAAAGCTATTTTTTAAGCCAAATGAAAATAATGATCTTACGCTTGAGCTTGCAAGAAGCGATGTGAAATATAAAAGAACTAAAGGCAAAACACTATCAACTGGTACTAACTCGGTTGCTAGCGAGAGAATAGAGGGAGATATGATAAATTTAAGCCACGAAGCAAGGCTTGATAATATCTTGCTTCAAAGCTATTTATCTTATGGCAAGCTAAAAGAGACAGCTCAACAAAATTTGACGTTAAAGACTCTAAATTTTGATACAAAAGGCTCATATTTTACCGATAATAATGCCTTTACATTAGGACTAAACGCTAAAAAAGAAAAGCTTGACGAAAAGGCTACCACAGCAGATGCGGCAAATGTAAAAAGGTATGATGTTTCGCTTTACGGCGAAGATGATTATCATCTTACAAAAGACTTTATCTTAAGTACTGGTATTCGTTATAACTACGATGAAAACTATGGATCGCACGTTTCACCAAGAATTTATGGCATCTATAGCTTAAACGACTTTTTCGCCTTAAAGGGTGGAGTTAGTACAGGTTATGCAACACCCGATATCAAGCAACGCACACAAGATCTTGCGTTGCCATTTGCTGGAGGACGCGGAGCACAGCTTGGTAGAAGCAGCCTTAAGCCAGAGACAAGCGTAAGTTATGAATTTGGTGGCGTTTATAATAATAATGAAGGTTTTGAAACGTCTTTAACTGGCTTTTACACAAGTTTTAAAGATATGTTAAGCTATAACCCTATCTGCTCAAGAGGCAGCGTTTGTATGCATAAAGGTAAAATTTATCCAAATGGTATTTGGGAGAGTATAAATATCGGCAAGGCTGAAATTTACGGAGTTGAGCTAACAAATGAGTGGCAGGTGACAAATGCTCTTAGACTAAATCAAAGCTATGTTTATACAAAATCAAAACAAAAAGATGGACCAGAAGCTGGTAAAACCTTAAACAACTATCCGCTTCATACATTTAAATTTGGAGCGAACTACGAGCTAAATAGATGGCTAAATTTCTGGTCACAGATAAATTACTATGGTAGAACTAAAAACTCTTTTAACTATGCTAATGATATGAGAGCTTACGTTATTGCGGATCTTGGCATAAACTACAATGTAACTAAAAATTTCAGCCTAAACCTAAGCGTTTATAATCTCTTTAACGAGTTTTTTACGACAAGATCAAACGGATATGATATCTTAATAGCCGATGGGCAAAAGATCGAACTTGGCTTTAATCTAAAGTTTTAA
- the ruvX gene encoding Holliday junction resolvase RuvX yields the protein MREKFIAIDVGLKRIGLAFGFGEIVTPLEPVLRKNRNQAARDVSQKVNEYAPDTLVVGVPIGGSSEDEMRRRIEHFVSLLDVKANIVYQDEAFSSSEASEIYTNTRRDGRLDSISATIILKRYLGIN from the coding sequence ATGAGAGAGAAATTTATAGCCATTGATGTTGGACTAAAGCGAATAGGACTTGCCTTTGGTTTTGGCGAGATCGTGACACCGCTTGAGCCAGTGCTTAGAAAAAATAGAAACCAAGCCGCAAGAGATGTGAGCCAAAAGGTAAATGAATATGCCCCAGATACGCTAGTAGTGGGTGTGCCAATCGGCGGTAGTAGCGAAGATGAGATGAGAAGACGCATCGAGCATTTTGTCTCACTTCTTGATGTAAAGGCAAATATTGTCTATCAAGATGAGGCCTTTAGCAGCAGTGAAGCTAGTGAAATTTACACCAATACAAGGCGAGATGGTAGGCTAGATAGCATTTCAGCCACTATTATTTTAAAAAGATATCTTGGGATAAATTAA
- a CDS encoding DNA-processing protein DprA: protein MRLDFIPEPLKRLKNPPKQLNFIGDTLLLSLPKIAVVGSRKASVYTKECVAALCAALKSANICVVSGGAIGVDITAHKAAMPRTIGIFASGLDTIYPSQNKVAINEIYAKALALSEYDEGEPPLAYRFLERNRIVVGLCEALVVAQADLKSGSMQSARLANELKIPVYVLPQRMGESDGTNFLLANKKAELIDDYHKFASIFGEIKEQEKTSDEILEFCKNGVSLDEVLAKFGDIIYEYELEGLVEISNLRVKSLL from the coding sequence ATGAGACTTGACTTTATCCCAGAGCCGTTAAAAAGACTAAAAAATCCACCAAAACAGCTAAATTTTATCGGAGATACTTTACTTTTATCTTTGCCAAAGATCGCAGTTGTTGGCTCAAGAAAGGCAAGTGTTTATACAAAAGAGTGTGTTGCGGCACTTTGCGCAGCACTAAAAAGTGCAAACATATGCGTGGTAAGTGGCGGAGCAATCGGCGTTGATATCACAGCTCATAAAGCTGCTATGCCACGAACGATTGGCATTTTTGCGAGCGGACTTGACACCATCTATCCAAGCCAAAATAAAGTGGCGATAAATGAAATTTACGCCAAAGCCTTGGCTCTTAGTGAGTATGATGAAGGCGAGCCGCCACTTGCTTATAGATTTTTAGAGCGAAACCGCATAGTTGTGGGGCTTTGTGAAGCTCTAGTCGTCGCGCAAGCCGATCTTAAAAGTGGCTCAATGCAAAGTGCAAGGCTTGCAAATGAGCTTAAAATTCCAGTGTATGTATTGCCACAACGCATGGGCGAAAGCGATGGGACAAATTTTTTGCTTGCAAATAAAAAAGCCGAGCTTATCGATGACTATCATAAATTTGCTTCAATTTTTGGTGAGATAAAAGAGCAAGAAAAAACTAGTGACGAGATTTTAGAATTTTGTAAAAATGGCGTAAGTCTTGATGAAGTTTTGGCAAAATTTGGTGATATCATCTATGAGTACGAGCTTGAAGGATTGGTTGAAATTTCAAATCTAAGAGTAAAGAGCTTGCTATGA
- the tatB gene encoding Sec-independent protein translocase protein TatB codes for MFGMSFSEILVIAIIAVLVLGPDKLPSAMVQIAKFLKMFKKGINDAKSTFDQEMKIAELKEDAQKYKESITKSTQSVRKKLTFEELDEIKKSANDITNDIQNVVSDTKKTVENIQNPTNLVKDAILNDKKEA; via the coding sequence ATGTTTGGAATGAGTTTTTCTGAAATCTTAGTTATCGCCATTATTGCAGTGTTAGTTTTAGGTCCTGACAAGCTGCCAAGCGCGATGGTTCAGATTGCAAAATTTCTAAAAATGTTTAAAAAAGGCATAAATGACGCAAAATCAACATTTGATCAAGAAATGAAGATAGCTGAGCTAAAAGAAGATGCTCAAAAATATAAAGAAAGCATAACTAAAAGTACGCAAAGTGTGCGTAAAAAGCTTACTTTTGAGGAGCTTGACGAAATCAAAAAAAGCGCAAATGATATCACTAACGATATACAAAATGTCGTAAGCGATACCAAAAAAACGGTAGAAAATATACAAAATCCAACAAATTTAGTTAAAGATGCGATCTTAAACGATAAAAAAGAGGCGTAA
- the tatC gene encoding twin-arginine translocase subunit TatC, whose protein sequence is MFEELRPHLIELRKRLFISIVSVFVCFGICFTFWNPLLAWMSEPLKQVLPAGSNIIFTQIQEPFFTAMKVAFFAGVVIALPIIFWQFWLFVAPGLYDNEKKYVIPFVISASFMFACGAAFCYYVVIPLGFAFLVNFGGQLFTALPSIGEYVGFFAKLLIGFGISFELPVITFFLAKIGLVDDKMLKDYFRYAVVIIFIFAAIVTPPDVISQVLMALPLIGLYGISIIVAKRANKSDDEDEKEERDSDVASDE, encoded by the coding sequence ATGTTTGAAGAGCTAAGACCCCATTTAATCGAACTCAGAAAGAGACTTTTTATAAGCATAGTAAGCGTTTTTGTCTGTTTTGGCATCTGCTTTACGTTTTGGAACCCACTGCTTGCATGGATGAGCGAACCGCTAAAACAGGTCTTGCCAGCTGGCTCAAATATCATATTTACTCAAATTCAAGAGCCATTTTTTACAGCGATGAAAGTTGCATTTTTTGCTGGTGTCGTGATCGCGCTACCTATCATTTTTTGGCAGTTTTGGCTATTTGTCGCCCCTGGGCTTTATGACAATGAAAAAAAATATGTGATCCCATTTGTCATCTCAGCTTCATTTATGTTTGCGTGCGGGGCGGCGTTTTGTTATTACGTGGTCATCCCACTTGGCTTTGCATTTTTGGTAAATTTTGGTGGCCAACTCTTTACGGCTTTACCAAGCATTGGCGAGTATGTTGGCTTTTTTGCAAAACTACTGATTGGCTTTGGAATTTCATTTGAGCTACCAGTCATTACATTTTTCTTAGCAAAGATCGGACTTGTCGATGACAAGATGCTAAAAGATTACTTCAGATACGCTGTTGTTATCATCTTTATCTTTGCAGCCATCGTTACACCACCTGATGTGATAAGTCAAGTCTTAATGGCGCTACCACTCATCGGACTTTATGGAATTTCAATAATCGTCGCCAAAAGAGCTAACAAGAGCGACGATGAAGACGAAAAAGAAGAACGAGACAGCGACGTAGCAAGCGATGAGTAA
- a CDS encoding divergent polysaccharide deacetylase family protein has product MSEKKTAKKRPTKNSAGRSHNKTYLGIGIIAAILIIALSVALSIKNNGAEQLSKTNEPKIDKQISKKAEPKVASKEKKQEYEKRKYPLKFDEDENLSKIFTDPKYKSELALNSKVGPKEQKKIAEVKSEAKKEEIKKEQNDTKNLLASYKNTEPSVIENEQKIEPFYSSKTEQKTEIKPQNFEAKVDQNKSAEIEKKEKFKSENTKVEPAKKAENLTTKKIEKTKYEEKNIKKDSFEAVPFTPNASIKGRAKLVIVIDDVATFEHASMIKSLGLKITPSIFPATKTHPDTPNIARTFEFYMIHLPMQAKHFDSPEIGTLTINESFESMHEKIKKIRKDFPRAKYTNNHTGSRFTSDFDAMDKAYRALIEQGFVFVDSKTIAQTAVARAAKKHNQPYISRDIFLDDDPSASAVRRELMAAVNLAKKRGYAIAIGHPKKNTISVIKESKNNLLKDVDVVYLKDIL; this is encoded by the coding sequence TTGAGCGAAAAAAAGACTGCAAAGAAGCGACCCACAAAAAATAGTGCAGGTCGCTCTCATAATAAAACCTATCTTGGTATCGGCATTATCGCAGCTATTTTGATAATAGCACTTAGCGTAGCCCTTAGTATAAAAAATAATGGTGCAGAGCAGTTAAGCAAAACAAATGAGCCAAAGATAGATAAGCAAATTTCTAAAAAAGCTGAGCCAAAGGTTGCCAGTAAAGAGAAAAAACAAGAGTACGAAAAGAGAAAATACCCTCTAAAATTTGATGAAGATGAAAATTTAAGTAAAATTTTTACTGATCCTAAGTATAAAAGTGAGCTTGCTTTAAATTCAAAAGTTGGGCCAAAAGAGCAAAAAAAGATAGCTGAAGTAAAGAGTGAAGCCAAAAAAGAAGAGATAAAAAAAGAGCAAAACGATACTAAAAATTTACTTGCAAGTTATAAAAACACAGAGCCTAGTGTAATAGAAAATGAACAAAAGATAGAGCCATTTTATAGCTCAAAAACTGAACAAAAAACTGAGATAAAACCTCAAAATTTTGAAGCAAAAGTCGATCAAAATAAAAGCGCTGAAATAGAAAAAAAAGAGAAATTTAAAAGTGAGAACACAAAAGTCGAGCCAGCTAAAAAAGCTGAAAATTTAACTACCAAAAAGATAGAAAAAACAAAATACGAAGAAAAAAATATAAAAAAAGATAGCTTTGAAGCGGTACCTTTTACGCCAAACGCCAGCATAAAAGGGCGCGCAAAGCTCGTTATCGTAATAGATGATGTGGCGACATTTGAACATGCAAGTATGATAAAATCGCTTGGCCTAAAAATCACACCGTCTATTTTTCCAGCGACAAAGACTCATCCAGATACTCCAAATATCGCAAGAACATTTGAGTTTTACATGATACATCTTCCGATGCAAGCAAAACACTTTGATAGCCCAGAGATAGGCACTCTCACGATCAATGAGAGCTTTGAGAGCATGCATGAAAAGATAAAAAAGATACGCAAAGACTTCCCACGTGCAAAATACACAAACAACCACACAGGATCGCGCTTTACAAGCGATTTTGACGCTATGGATAAGGCATATAGGGCGCTGATAGAGCAGGGCTTTGTCTTTGTTGATAGCAAAACTATCGCTCAAACCGCAGTAGCAAGAGCTGCAAAAAAACATAATCAGCCATACATCTCAAGGGATATATTTTTAGATGACGATCCATCGGCTAGTGCTGTTAGACGTGAGCTTATGGCTGCTGTAAATTTGGCTAAAAAAAGAGGCTATGCGATCGCCATTGGACATCCAAAGAAAAATACGATCTCGGTTATAAAAGAGAGTAAAAATAATCTTTTAAAAGATGTTGATGTAGTTTATTTAAAAGATATTTTATGA
- a CDS encoding RNA pyrophosphohydrolase, with product MQKKYRPNVAAVILSSLYPFKCEILVAKRVDMDDIWQFPQGGIDEGESPKQALKRELKEEIGTDKIDILDEYPQWLSYDFPANAAKKFYPFDGQTQKYFLVRLKNGASINLKTEHPEFSEYKFVDFGRSLEGINHFKKPIYEKVLSYFKEKGYF from the coding sequence ATGCAAAAAAAATACAGACCAAATGTGGCAGCTGTTATTTTGTCTAGCTTGTATCCATTTAAATGTGAAATTTTAGTCGCAAAAAGGGTGGATATGGATGATATTTGGCAGTTTCCTCAAGGCGGAATAGACGAAGGCGAGAGTCCAAAGCAGGCCTTAAAAAGGGAGCTTAAAGAAGAGATCGGAACTGATAAAATCGATATCTTAGATGAGTATCCGCAGTGGCTAAGCTACGACTTTCCAGCAAACGCGGCAAAGAAATTTTATCCATTTGACGGACAGACGCAAAAATATTTTTTGGTTAGACTTAAAAATGGTGCCAGCATAAATTTAAAGACAGAGCATCCAGAGTTTAGCGAGTATAAATTTGTAGATTTTGGTAGAAGTTTAGAGGGAATAAATCACTTTAAAAAGCCTATTTATGAAAAGGTTTTGAGTTATTTTAAAGAGAAAGGATATTTTTGA
- a CDS encoding PepSY-associated TM helix domain-containing protein, translated as MFKIWRKFHLILALIFALPLLIISISGAIISYHDEIIEVFSKDEIDITTNKSALKIDEILKIFSKNEPNFNLSYIKIKGETNRAYVVSGTSESGEFKSFLVDPYTGEVVSENSVEKFIGLALNLHKNLGLALFKNENLSKFASELVAISTLALLAILLTGAFIQFWRFRSKFISAFKLNLKAKKFAFLYSLHGFLGLYLGSILLIICVSGLYFSYEKFALFINQICGEQKVLKKPNFTSKNGFSLNDEQKVENLQKAYEIFTLKFGNEFDALNFILNKDGVKFMIFYLPKGASESDGVRLVVDTASGEILKNTMPKSFEIYKFMLDLHAGYTFGEAGKFIFFMASCGVGVLLFSGYVIYYKRRKK; from the coding sequence ATGTTTAAAATTTGGCGGAAATTTCACTTAATTTTAGCTCTTATCTTTGCTTTGCCACTTTTGATAATCTCAATTAGTGGAGCGATTATTTCGTATCACGATGAGATAATTGAAGTTTTTAGTAAAGATGAGATAGATATAACGACTAATAAGAGTGCTTTAAAAATAGATGAAATTTTAAAAATTTTTAGCAAAAACGAGCCAAATTTTAACCTTAGCTATATAAAGATAAAAGGCGAGACAAATAGAGCTTATGTGGTAAGTGGCACAAGCGAGAGTGGCGAGTTTAAGTCGTTCTTAGTAGATCCTTATACGGGCGAGGTAGTCTCTGAAAATAGCGTGGAAAAATTTATAGGGCTAGCTTTAAATTTACATAAAAATCTAGGACTAGCTCTATTTAAAAATGAAAATTTATCTAAATTCGCAAGTGAGCTGGTGGCGATTTCAACGCTTGCACTACTTGCGATTTTATTAACTGGAGCGTTTATACAATTTTGGAGATTTAGAAGCAAATTTATTAGCGCCTTTAAGCTAAATCTAAAGGCAAAGAAATTTGCATTTTTATATTCGTTGCATGGATTTTTAGGGCTTTATTTGGGATCCATTTTGCTTATTATCTGTGTTAGCGGTCTATACTTTTCTTATGAGAAATTTGCTCTTTTTATAAATCAAATCTGTGGCGAGCAAAAGGTATTGAAAAAGCCAAATTTTACTAGCAAAAATGGCTTTAGCCTAAATGATGAGCAAAAGGTAGAAAATCTTCAAAAGGCTTATGAAATTTTTACCTTAAAATTTGGAAATGAGTTTGATGCTTTAAATTTTATCCTCAATAAAGACGGCGTAAAATTTATGATCTTTTACTTACCAAAAGGCGCTAGTGAGAGTGATGGCGTTAGGCTTGTAGTCGATACGGCAAGTGGAGAAATTTTAAAAAATACCATGCCAAAATCTTTTGAAATTTATAAATTTATGCTTGATCTGCACGCTGGATATACATTCGGAGAGGCTGGGAAATTTATCTTTTTTATGGCTTCTTGTGGAGTTGGCGTGCTACTTTTTAGTGGCTATGTGATTTACTACAAACGGCGTAAAAAGTAG
- the queA gene encoding tRNA preQ1(34) S-adenosylmethionine ribosyltransferase-isomerase QueA, producing the protein MSNINDVSSYDYFLPEELIAKEPILPKEEARLLVYFKNTKEIKHYKFKDLSSLIPEDAAVIFNNTKVIKARILGQKESGGACEVMLNQPIGENKFSVYIRGKVSAGSVLNFPDNLKVNVLELNDDGTRVVNFTQNGVLLDNVRLFSELEKIGHVPLPPYIKRADTKDDESWYQSIFAKNSGAVAAPTASLHISEQMLEQIKTKHEVAYITLHVGAGTFKGVECQNINDHKMHSEFYELSEQAQEIINSNKPILGVGTTVTRCVEEFARSKQASGFCKLFLNLNNKPIRQNYLLTNFHLPKSTLIMLVTSFIGLEETMRIYKTAVDEKYRFYSYGDGMLII; encoded by the coding sequence ATGAGTAACATAAACGACGTTTCAAGTTATGATTATTTTTTGCCAGAAGAGCTCATCGCGAAAGAGCCAATTTTGCCAAAAGAAGAGGCAAGATTGCTTGTCTATTTTAAAAATACAAAAGAGATAAAACACTACAAATTTAAAGATCTCTCCAGCCTCATCCCAGAGGATGCAGCGGTCATTTTTAATAACACAAAAGTTATCAAAGCTCGCATTTTAGGACAAAAAGAAAGCGGCGGGGCTTGCGAAGTGATGCTAAATCAGCCCATAGGCGAGAATAAATTTAGCGTCTATATAAGAGGTAAAGTAAGCGCTGGTAGCGTTTTAAATTTTCCTGATAATCTAAAAGTCAATGTGCTTGAGCTAAATGACGATGGCACAAGAGTGGTAAATTTTACGCAAAATGGCGTTTTGCTTGATAACGTTCGCCTTTTTAGTGAGCTTGAAAAAATCGGCCACGTTCCACTTCCTCCGTATATAAAAAGAGCCGATACAAAGGATGATGAGAGCTGGTATCAAAGCATATTTGCCAAAAATAGTGGCGCTGTGGCAGCTCCGACAGCTAGCCTTCACATAAGTGAGCAAATGTTAGAGCAGATAAAAACAAAGCATGAAGTCGCCTACATTACGCTTCATGTTGGCGCTGGGACATTTAAAGGTGTGGAGTGCCAAAATATAAATGACCACAAAATGCACTCAGAATTTTACGAGCTAAGCGAGCAAGCTCAAGAGATTATAAATTCTAATAAACCAATCCTTGGCGTTGGCACGACGGTTACTAGATGCGTTGAAGAATTTGCAAGAAGCAAGCAAGCAAGCGGCTTTTGCAAGCTCTTTTTAAACCTAAATAATAAACCAATTAGGCAAAACTACCTTCTTACAAATTTTCATCTACCAAAATCGACTCTAATAATGCTAGTTACTAGCTTCATAGGGCTTGAAGAGACGATGAGAATTTATAAAACGGCAGTTGATGAAAAGTATAGATTTTACTCATACGGCGACGGGATGTTGATAATATGA
- a CDS encoding helix-turn-helix domain-containing protein has translation MINLDKKYGTSKISQKEKQVSVEFFKQSSGISYLKSEILCNGRIKRDRHKSKKYLFLMFNEDKNDLCFKLDRKEYILNKDEFCIGLVNDDFKGVFEYQNKFYKTKTLLFDESYANKLEIFAGLRFDDKFELLKYKKDLAQICVLNELDTTNLYEGAMREIFTESKILELIYKSKIQKESEISLSRDEEKTLLKAKMILLSRMQNPPSIKELAHLCGTNDFWLKKNFKLFFKDTIYQLLAKERLKLAFTLLEQNDISIKEAANIVGYANTAHFAKIFKINFGFLPSKLLKTKSYF, from the coding sequence ATGATAAATTTAGACAAAAAATATGGGACTAGCAAGATATCTCAAAAGGAAAAACAAGTGAGCGTAGAGTTTTTCAAGCAAAGTAGCGGTATCAGCTATCTAAAAAGTGAAATTTTATGTAATGGCAGGATAAAAAGAGATCGTCACAAGTCTAAAAAATATCTATTTTTAATGTTTAATGAGGATAAAAACGATCTTTGCTTTAAGCTTGATAGAAAAGAGTATATTTTAAACAAAGATGAATTTTGCATTGGGCTTGTTAATGACGATTTTAAAGGTGTCTTTGAGTATCAAAATAAATTTTATAAGACAAAAACACTACTTTTTGATGAAAGCTATGCAAACAAGCTTGAGATATTTGCTGGGCTTAGATTTGATGATAAATTTGAGCTTTTGAAATACAAAAAAGATTTAGCTCAAATTTGTGTTTTAAATGAACTTGATACGACAAATTTATATGAAGGCGCGATGAGGGAAATTTTTACCGAGTCAAAAATTTTAGAGCTTATTTATAAAAGTAAAATACAAAAAGAGAGCGAAATTTCACTTAGCAGAGATGAAGAAAAGACTCTTTTAAAAGCTAAAATGATCTTGCTAAGTCGTATGCAAAATCCTCCAAGTATCAAAGAGCTAGCTCATCTTTGTGGCACAAATGACTTTTGGCTAAAGAAAAATTTTAAGCTATTTTTCAAAGATACGATATACCAGCTCTTAGCAAAAGAGCGTCTAAAGCTGGCTTTTACTCTTTTAGAGCAAAACGATATCAGCATAAAAGAAGCCGCAAATATCGTAGGCTACGCAAATACTGCACATTTTGCAAAAATTTTTAAGATAAATTTTGGCTTTTTACCAAGCAAACTCTTAAAGACCAAAAGCTACTTTTAA